A stretch of the Medicago truncatula cultivar Jemalong A17 chromosome 5, MtrunA17r5.0-ANR, whole genome shotgun sequence genome encodes the following:
- the LOC11432455 gene encoding anaphase-promoting complex subunit 5, giving the protein MSVMLKQPGAFTITPHKVSLCILLKIYAPPGQVSVPFPFESVAQHNRLGLFILALTKSCDDILEPKLEELISQLRLISQNWEATWLIDQLISRLSCLSSPDDLFNFFTDIRGIIGGPDSGDIEADQVILDANSNLGIFLRRCILAFNLLPFEGVCRLLTNIGIYCKEEFSSIPPYEETSLDGSSSNLETYSEYENMDLENFFYDKVSEEIEARKEASGRVPFHLHTPNALLSLVDDIDVPADSASKQSDKLRVGSPYEDRHSNMVRDIDPSGAVFLRTNWQIQGYLQEHADTIEKNGSAVSLNGFEIVLRQLQKLAPELHRVHFLSYLNALSHDDYTAALENLHCYFDYSAGKEGFDFVPPSGNNSSGTYEIALLCLGMMHFHFGHPKLALEVLTEAVRVSQQHSNDTNLAYTLAAISNLLFENGISSTAGILGSSYSPFTSMGISLSVQQQLFVLLRGSLKRAENLKLKRLLASNHLAMAKFDLTHVQRPLLSFGPKSSMKLSTCPVNVSKELRLSSHLISDFSTESSAMTIDGAFSTAWLRNLQKPNGSNIFCQDSGSGNSSNIPQFCAQPTSIPGSVLQVLGSSYILRATAWELYGSTPMSRINALVHATCFADASSSSDAALAYVKLIQHLAVFKGYKEAFSALKIAEEKFLSVSKSQIILLKLQLLHEHALHGGRLKLAQKLCDELGALASPVTGVDMEIKTEASLRHARTLLAAKQFREAASVAHSLFCMCYKYNLQVHNASVLLLLAEIHKKSGNAVLGIPYALASLSFCISFNLDLLKASATLTLAELWLSLGSSHATRALNLVRGAFPIILGHGGLELRSRAYIVEAKCYLCDTNFNVGEDYNFVIDSLKQASEELQPLEFHELAAEAFYLMAMVYDKLGQLEEREEAATSFQKHILALNNLQDHDDPLVSIY; this is encoded by the exons ATGTCTGTGATGTTGAAACAACCAGGCGCATTTACAATAACTCCACACAAAGTATCACTCTGTATACTCCTCAAGATCTACGCTCCTCCAGGTCAAGTTTCCGTTCCTTTTCCGTTCGAATCTGTTGCTCAACACAATCGCCTCGGGTTGTTCATCTTAGCTCTTACCAAG TCATGTGATGATATTTTGGAGCCAAAATTGGAAGAACTCATTAGTCAATTGAGATTGATAAGCCAAAACTGGGAAGCAACTTGGCTAATTGATCAGTTGATTAGTAGACTGTCATGTCTCTCATCACCTGatgatttgtttaattttttcacCGATATACGAG GAATAATTGGAGGTCCCGATTCAGGTGATATCGAAGCTGATCAGGTTATTTTGGATGCGAACAGTAATTTGGGGATATTTCTTCGACGTTGTATACTTGCTTTCAATTTGCTACCGTTTGAG GGTGTATGCCGTCTCTTAACAAACATAGGGATCTATTGTAAAGAAGAATTCTCAAGTATTCCTCCATACGAAGAAACTAGTTTAGATGGTTCTAGTAGTAATCTCGAGACGTATTCAGAATATGAGAACATGGACTTGGAGAACTTTTTCTATGATAAGGTTTCAGAAGAAATTGAAGCAAGAAAGGAGGCCAGTGGAAGAGTTCCGTTTCATCTTCATACACCTAATGCACTTCTGAGTTTAGTAGATG ATATTGATGTGCCTGCTGATTCAGCATCAAAACAGAGTGATAAATTAAGAGTAGGTAGTCCATATGAAGACCGCCATAGTAACATGGTACGGGATATTGATCCCAGTGGTGCAGTATTTTTGCGCACAAACTGGCAGATACAAGGCTACTTACAAGAACATGCTGATACAATTGAAAA AAATGGTAGTGCCGTTTCTTTGAATGGGTTCGAAATTGTTCTGCGACAGCTACAGAAATTGGCACCCGAACTGCATCGA GTTCACTTTTTGAGCTACTTGAATGCTCTTTCTCATGATGATTATACTGCTGCTTTGGAAAATCTTCATTGCTATTTTGATTACAG TGCAGGGAAAGAAGGATTTGATTTTGTTCCTCCGTCTGGTAATAATAGCTCTGGAACATACGAAATTGCTTTATTATGTTTGGGGATGATGCATTTCCACTTTGGGCATCCAAAGCTGGCTTTGGAG GTTTTGACTGAAGCAGTTCGTGTTTCTCAGCAG CACAGTAATGATACCAATCTTGCATATACTTTAGCAGCTATCTCAAACTTGCTGTTTGAAAATGGCATCTCAAGCACTGCTGGGATACTAGGATCATCATATTCACCGTTTACTAGTATGGGTATTTCACTCTCTGTTCAGCAACAATTGTTTGTTCTCTTGAGAGGTTCTTTGAAGAGAGCAGAGAATTTAAAGCTAAAACGGTTGTTGGCTTCCAATCATTTGGCAATGGCGAAGTTTGATTTAACG CATGTTCAAAGGCCCTTGTTATCATTTGGTCCAAAATCTTCCATGAAGCTCAGTACATGCCCAGTTAACGTTTCCAAG GAACTCAGGTTGAGTTCTCATTTGATTAGTGATTTTAGCACTGAGAGTTCTGCAATGACAATTGATGGTGCCTTCAGTACAGCCTGGCTCAGGAATTTACAAAAGCCAAATggttcaaatattttttgtcaGGATTCTGGATCTGGCAACAGTTCTAATATTCCCCAGTTCTGTGCCCAACCAACATCAATTCCTGGATCTGTGTTGCAAGTACTGGGATCATCTTATATACTTCGTGCAACAGCTTGGGAGTTATATGGCAG CACTCCTATGTCTCGCATAAATGCGCTAGTGCATGCAACTTGCTTTGCTGATGCATCAAG CTCATCAGATGCAGCATTAGCATATGTAAAGCTCATTCAACATTTAGCAGTCTTTAAAGGATACAAAG AGGCCTTTTCTGCCCTTAAAATAGCAGAAGAGAAGTTTCTATCTGTCTCAAAATCACAAATCATACTGCTAAAGCTGCAGCTGCTTCATGAGCATGCTTTACATGG CGGACGTTTAAAGCTGGCCCAGAAACTGTGTGATGAACTTGGTGCTTTGGCATCACCTGTTACTGGTGTAGATATGGAGATAAAGACAGAAGCAAGCCTTCGCCATGCCCGTACCTTGCTCGCAGCAAAGCAATTCCGAGAG gCAGCTTCTGTGGCACACTCCCTCTTTTGCATGTGTTACAAATACAATCTTCAAGTTCACAATGCATCTGTTCTTCTTTTGCTTGCTGAGATTCATAAG AAATCTGGCAATGCGGTTTTAGGGATACCATATGCTTTAGCAAGCCTTTCATTCTGCATATCATTTAACTTGGATCTTCTAAAAGCCTCAGCTACTCTTACTTTAGCTGAGCTATGGCTCTCTCTTGGATCAAGCCATGCCACACGGGCACTGAACCTTGTCCGTGGAGCTTTTCCGATAATTCTTGGTCATGGAGGTTTGGAGCTCCGCTCACGGGCCTATATCGTTGAAGCAAAATGCTATCTATGTGATACAAATTTCAATG TTGGTGAAGATTACAATTTTGTGATAGATTCATTAAAACAAGCTTCTGAAGAACTCCAACCTTTGGAG TTTCATGAATTGGCGGCTGAAGCATTCTACTTGATGGCCATGGTCTATGACAAACTTGGGCAATTAGAGGAAAGGGAAGAAGCTGCAACTTCATTTCAGAAACATATATTGGCTCTTAACAATCTGCAAGATCATGATGATCCTCTTGTTAGTATATATTGA
- the LOC11442258 gene encoding 4-hydroxyphenylpyruvate dioxygenase: protein MKLSSSSPFFPSSSSIHSHTPFLPRNTQNSNHAATPLLSSNHIPPRFTSPQHKNTNTLTNSNNNTKTNTKTTISMAIETETQTQTQTGFKLVGFKNFVRANPKSDRFNVKRFHHVEFWCTDATNTARRFSHGLGMPIVAKSDLSTGNLTHASYLLRSGDLNFLFSAAYSPSISLSSPSSTAAIPTFSASTCFSFSASHGLAVRAVAVEVEDAEVAFTTSVNLGAIPSSPPVILENNVKLAEVHLYGDVVLRYVSYNDLNPNQNPNLFFLPGFERVSDESSNSSLDFGIRRLDHAVGNVPELSSAVKYVKQFTGFHEFAEFTAEDVGTSESGLNSVVLANNEETVLLPMNEPVYGTKRKSQIETYLEHNEGAGLQHLALMSADIFRTLREMRKRSGVGGFEFMPSPPVTYYRNLKNRVGDVLSDEQIKECEELGILVDRDDQGTLLQIFTKPIGDRPTIFIEIIQRVGCMLKDEEGKEYQKGGCGGFGKGNFSELFKSIEEYEKTLETRRTA from the exons ATGAAATTATCATCATCTTCACCATTTTTTCCTTCATCCTCATCCATCCACTCTCACACACCATTTCTCCCACGCAACACACAAAACTCCAACCACGCCGCCACTCCATTACTCTCATCCAATCACATTCCTCCACGTTTCACATCCCCTCAACATAAAAACACCAACACTCTTACAAATTCGAACAACAACACCAAGACAAACACTAAAACAACAATCTCCATGGCCATcgaaacagaaacccaaacccaAACCCAAACCGGGTTCAAATTAGTTGGCTTCAAGAACTTCGTCAGAGCCAACCCAAAATCAGACCGGTTCAATGTAAAACGCTTCCACCACGTCGAGTTCTGGTGCACCGACGCAACAAACACCGCACGCCGCTTCTCTCACGGACTCGGAATGCCGATTGTCGCTAAATCCGACCTCTCCACCGGAAACCTAACTCACGCTTCTTATCTCCTCCGCTCCGGCGACCTCAACTTCCTCTTCTCCGCCGCATATTCCCCTTCCATTTCTCTCTCCTCACCTTCCTCAACCGCCGCAATCCCCACTTTCTCCGCTTCCACTTGCTTCTCCTTCTCCGCTTCCCACGGCCTCGCCGTCCGTGCTGTTGCTGTTGAAGTCGAAGACGCTGAAGTCGCTTTCACCACCAGCGTAAACCTCGGTGCAATTCCATCGTCTCCTCCGGTTATCCTCGAAAATAACGTCAAACTCGCGGAAGTTCATCTCTACGGCGACGTTGTTCTACGTTACGTCAGTTACAACGACCTGAACCCGAACCAGAATCCGAACCTGTTCTTCCTCCCTGGTTTCGAACGTGTATCAGATGAATCTTCTAATTCATCGTTAGATTTTGGAATCCGAAGACTAGACCATGCCGTCGGAAATGTACCGGAGCTTTCATCAGCGGTGAAATACGTGAAACAATTCACCGGTTTTCATGAATTTGCTGAGTTCACAGCGGAAGACGTTGGAACGAGTGAGAGTGGATTAAACTCAGTGGTGTTAGCGAATAATGAAGAAACGGTTTTGCTTCCGATGAATGAACCTGTTTACGGAACAAAGAGAAAGAGTCAAATAGAAACGTATTTGGAACACAATGAAGGTGCTGGGTTACAGCATTTGGCGTTGATGTCAGCGGATATATTTAGGACACTGAGGGAAATGAGAAAGAGAAGTGGTGTTGGTGGGTTTGAGTTTATGCCTTCTCCTCCAGTGACTTATTATCGTAATTTGAAGAATCGCGTTGGCGATGTTTTGAGTGATGAACAGATTAAGGAGTGTGAAGAGCTTGGGATTCTGGTTGATAGAGATGATCAGGGTACTCTGCTTCAGATTTTTACCAAGCCTATTGGTGATAG GCCAaccatatttatagagataattcaGAGAGTTGGATGCATGCTCAAGGACGAAGAAGGGAAGGAGTATCAAAAGGGAGGATGTGGGGGCTTTGGAAAAGGAAACTTCTCGGAGCTTTTCAAATCCATTGAAGAGTATGAGAAGACTTTGGAAACTAGAAGAACTGCATGA
- the LOC11435433 gene encoding 3-hydroxy-3-methylglutaryl-coenzyme A reductase 1, producing MEVQRQIYSDPSSKTKKNQKQQNSLSQTSSLYLTNTFFFGLFFSVAYFLLNRWREKIRTSTPLHVLTISEILALVSLIACLIYLTAFFGVAFILHYDEEEDEVADIAAKTTKVMPNLPEEILVQKVLSMEDEEVVGAVVSGSIPSYSLESKLGDCRRAAVIRNQAVERVTGRSLEGLPMEGFDYDSILGQCCEMPIGFVQIPVGVAGPLLLDGKEYTVPMATTEGCLVASTNRGCKAIYVSGGASAVVLRDGMTRAPVVRFNSAKRASQLKFFLEDPLNFDSISHTFNKSSRFARLQNIKATIAGKNLYTRFTCSTGDAMGMNMVSKGVQNVLDFLQTDFPDMDVIGISGNFCSDKKAAAVNWIEGRGKSVVCEAVIKEEVVKKVLKTSVESLVELNMLKNLTGSAMAGALGGFNAHASNIVSAVYLATGQDPAQNVESSHCMTMMEAVNDGKDLHISVTMPSIEVGTVGGGTQLASQSACLNLLGVKGASKESPGANSRQLATIVAGSVLAGELSLMSAIAAGQLVKSHMKYNRSNKDVTKVAS from the exons ATGGAAGTTCAACGCCAAATATATTCTGATCCCTCCAGCAAAACAAAGAAGAACCAAAAGCAGCAGAATTCACTGTCACAAACTTCTTCACTTTACTTAACAAACACTTTTTTCTTCGGTCTCTTCTTCTCCGTCGCATACTTTCTTCTTAACCGGTGGCGTGAAAAGATCCGAACCTCTACACCTCTCCATGTCCTCACAATCTCCGAGATTCTTGCTCTAGTTTCCCTCATTGCTTGCCTTATCTACCTTACGGCTTTCTTTGGCGTTGCCTTCATCCTTCATtacgatgaagaagaagatgaagttgctGACATTGCTGCGAAAACCACCAAAGTCATGCCAAATCTACCGGAGGAAATCCTTGTCCAAAAAGTTTTGTCCATGGAAGATGAGGAGGTTGTTGGTGCAGTGGTGTCTGGATCAATTCCATCTTACTCGCTTGAATCGAAGCTTGGAGATTGCCGACGTGCTGCTGTGATTAGGAACCAAGCTGTGGAGAGAGTTACTGGAAGGTCACTTGAAGGTTTACCAATGGAAGGTTTTGATTATGATTCTATATTAGGACAATGTTGCGAGATGCCAATAGGGTTTGTTCAGATTCCGGTGGGTGTTGCCGGTCCTTTGTTGCTCGATGGTAAAGAATACACCGTGCCAATGGCAACCACTGAAGGTTGTTTAGTTGCAAGTACCAACAGAGGTTGTAAAGCTATTTATGTTTCTGGTGGTGCTTCGGCAGTTGTCCTTCGTGATGGAATGACCAGAGCTCCTGTCGTAAGATTCAACTCCGCTAAAAGAGCTTCTCAGTTGAAATTCTTTTTGGAAGATCCTCTAAATTTTGATTCCATCTCTCATACATTCAACAA GTCAAGTAGATTTGCAAGATTACAAAATATTAAAGCTACTATAGCAGGAAAGAATTTATACACTAGATTCACTTGTTCAACCGGTGATGCAATGGGGATGAACATGGTATCAAAAGGTGTACAAAACGTACTTGATTTTCTTCAAACTGATTTTCCTGATATGGATGTTATTGGTATATCTGGAAATTTTTGTTCGGACAAGAAAGCTGCGGCGGTGAATTGGATTGAAGGGAGAGGGAAATCAGTGGTTTGTGAGGCTGTAATTAAGGAAGAGGTGGTGAAGAAAGTGTTGAAGACTAGCGTGGAGTCTTTGGTTGAGCTTAACATGCTTAAAAATCTTACTGGTTCAGCCATGGCTGGTGCTCTTGGTGGCTTCAATGCACATGCTAGTAATATTGTTTCAGCAGTTTACTTGGCAACAGGTCAAGATCCTGCTCAAAATGTTGAGAGTTCTCATTGTATGACCATGATGGAAGCTGTTAATGATGGCAAGGACCTTCATATCTCAGTCACTATGCCTTCCATTGAG GTGGGTACAGTTGGAGGGGGTACACAACTTGCATCTCAATCAGCTTGTCTTAATTTACTTGGAGTTAAGGGAGCTAGTAAAGAGAGTCCAGGAGCAAACTCTAGGCAATTGGCAACTATAGTAGCTGGTTCAGTCCTTGCAGGAGAGCTTTCACTCATGTCTGCAATTGCAGCTGGTCAACTTGTTAAAAGCCACATGAAATACAACAGATCTAATAAAGATGTCACCAAAGTTGCTTCATGA